From the genome of Triticum aestivum cultivar Chinese Spring chromosome 3B, IWGSC CS RefSeq v2.1, whole genome shotgun sequence, one region includes:
- the LOC123067579 gene encoding uncharacterized protein encodes MAILLKKKALPKKCSSPASLPMGDTGGDLNLPPLPTLPPHILSSPFGMGQFNTHREGVLTWKTLILIRMHAAVRETISRAVGSRRIVRSGRFLTGGCGRACPAYLFCSYPRELGRPSCFHPPCRRPEIHNRGGAEELDPAGTTREPEVRTAASTVDHGAELHDHPVVAAADESYMTDEEVMEPDTVFNQRFATKRLLEVAKTKLNPSKRHCINETGFGDLMSISPFIAPHDLMEWLTINIDTNSRELRLSQNKVIVFTRDMVKKVFNIPSGNRPVELFKRHEHCELHNIYHKNGRAPIMHTVDVLHRARNDDGDTTKRSWVLLALATVLTPSTGNMVPLEYLKSLEEMDKVTEFAWDEHVLSVAMREVKKCQDKIKSQATSFWVGGCFPMLAVIYMDHLIFPQAAINEHQLNYSLPRACFVHQTDFDLVLDFDKDKLSLGKASFGKCRFRPLSETPYAPLPAQGPVGNISEVAQDQQVSDNPDCDDTQYCGAGNINFNDNQDDVAAKENPMEGSNPTDNGKSTNEDVCGSLDDCLQNPAPFGAELELPSHIYDNHTKLYDAKLKGALSSYGQVLQAIHCKPMEQLLKDVHVASSSSQEAADVTFDVPPPRSNVVDKSDGHGCSKESSREKFVDEPTTDKVFEPAEGARSNCASSIAHEPNGGDVVELGTGSSVVVSENLGRCFETANDKVSSGEDIEHGHQLSHRNHSVPTSVVGHWSDVPSMSLFQEGTEAYDWWISVPNVDANSNAPTHGNTVTTPKSCDVFYVTPQAPISTEAEVLVYDVTPISVAPLSSGTADGPSKPQEELVVLVSSREPSPVLNEEKLKRKDEKKLKSKKRVGSPMSARSKHKKIKTGSKMEAMYQYYVMKRYKMKKMKRGEIEPPFIRIGDFHITYTNFQKSLKPRAQICNEVMSLFIETFNIEQLSSSNKQKKFAFSVLMSLQLSVHPEVFDLSVCARELRRACQNFQISVFDLLFFTIVHDGHWIVCVVNLLHKEFNMFDSLDNGKLDVVARNLLTNFKRIAIEEPDFKVDLSSFKPDWPLLDYPQQTTHFDCGLFSTLYLENFDGKRMKDFKKQTMLDVRKTIASKLFFHPLNKVCPADVHRAVIVA; translated from the exons ATGGCTATCTTATTGAAAAAGAAAGCTCTGCCGAAAAAGTGCTCCTCCCCCGCGTCGCTCCCCATGGGCGACACCGGCGGTGACCTAAACCTACCTCCACTGCCAACTCTCCCTCCTCACATCCTGTCGTCGCCATTCG GAATGGGGCAATTTAACACGCACAGGGAGGGGGTACTCACTTGGAAAACGCTCATTCTCATCCGGATGCACGCAGCTGTCCGAGAGACCATCTCGCGCGCCGTCGGATCACGGCGCATCGTACGGTCTGGACGCTTTCTGACCGGGGGGTGTGGACGCGCGTGCCCTGCGTATTTATTTTGCTCCTACCCCCGTGAGCTCGGTCGTCCCTCCTGCTTCCATCCCCCCTGCAGGCGACCCGAGATCCACAATCGTGGTGGGGCGGAGGAACTGGATCCTGCAGGGACGACAAGGGAACCGGAGGTTCGGACGGCGGCGAGCACCGTCGACCACGGCGCCGAGCTACACGACCACCCTGTAGTTGCGGCGGCGGACGAGAG CTACATGACAGACGAAGAAGTAATGGAGCCTGATACCGTGTTCAACCAACGTTTCGCAACAAAACGCTTGCTCGAAGTTGCGAAGACAAAACTTAATCCTAGCAAGAGGCACTGCATAAATGAAACTGGCTTCGGTGATCTCATGAGCATCTCACCTTTTATAGCGCCACATGATTTGATGGAGTGGTTAACAATAAACATTGACACTAACAGTCGTGAGCTCAG GCTGAGTCAGAACAAGGTCATTGTGTTTACTCGAGACATGGTGAAGAAGGTTTTCAATATCCCATCAGGCAACAGACCAGTTGAGCTTTTCAAGAGACATGAGCATTGTGAGCTCCACAACATTTATCACAAGAATGGCAGGGCTCCAATTATGCATACAGTGGATGTGCTTCATCGAGCTAGGAATGATGATGGCGATACTACGAAGAGGTCATGGGTGCTCTTAGCTCTTGCAACAGTTTTAACTCCAAGCACTGGCAACATGGTGCCGCTAGAGTACTTGAAAAGCCTTGAAGAAATGGACAAGGTTACTGAATTCGCTTGGGATGAGCATGTTTTAAGTGTTGCAATGAGAGAGGTTAAGAAGTGCCAGGACAAGATAAAATCACAGGCTACTTCATTCTGGGTTGGGGGCTGCTTCCCTATGCTCGCG GTTATTTACATGGACCATTTGATATTTCCTCAAGCTGCCATCAACGAGCACCAATTGAATTATTCTCTTCCAAGGGCTTGCTTCGTGCATCAGACTGACTTTGATCTTGTGTTGGACTTTGAcaaggataagctttctttgggaAAAGCCTCTTTTGGGAAGTGTCGT TTTCGCCCTCTGTCAGAGACACCATACGCACCATTGCCTGCCCAAGGCCCGGTAGGCAACATCAGTGAAGTTGCTCAAGATCAGCAGGTTTCGGACAACCCGGATTGTGATGACACTCAATATTGTGGAGCTGGAAATATCAACTTTAATGATAACCAAGATGACGTGGCTGCGAAAGAGAACCCTATGGAAGGTAGCAACCCAACGGATAATGGTAAAAGCACCAATGAAGATGTGTGTGGTTCGCTGGATGATTGCCTTCAAAACCCGGCACCATTTGGGGCAGAGCTTGAG CTCCCATCACACATCTACGACAATCACACAAAACTATATGATGCAAAGTTAAAAGGGGCTCTAAGTTCGTACGGGCAAGTGTTGCAAGCAATACATTGCAAGCCAATGGAGCAGCTTCTCAAAGATGTTCATGTTGCTTCGTCAAGTTCTCAGGAAGCAGCGGATGTTACCTTTGatgtgccgcctcctcgcagcaATGTTGTAGACAAGTCAGATGGTCATGGTTGTAGCAAGGAAAGTTCTAGGGAGAAGTTCGTAGATGAGCCAACAACTGACAAGGTGTTTGAGCCAGCTGAAGGAGCTCGAAGCAACTGTGCAAGTAGCATTGCTCATGAGCCTAATGGAGGCGACGTGGTTGAGCTGGGCACAGGAAGTAGTGTTGTTGTCAGTGAGAACCTTGGACGATGTTTTGAGACTGCAAATGATAAAGTGTCTAGTGGTGAAGATATTGAGCATGGTCACCAACTCAGCCATCGCAATCACTCTGTGCCGACTAGTGTGGTTGGACATTGGAGTGATGTGCCATCAATGAGTCTGTTCCAAGAGGGCACTGAGGCATATGATTGGTGGATCAGTGTCCCAAATGTAGATGCGAACTCCAATGCTCCAACCCATGGCAACACTGTTACAACACCAAAGTCTTGTGATGTTTTTTATGTCACTCCTCAGGCTCCAATCTCAACAGAAGCAGAAGTTCTAGTGTATGATGTCACACCAATCTCTGTGGCTCCATTATCAAGCGGGACTGCAG aTGGACCATCAAAACCACAAGAAGAGCTAGTTGTTCTAGTTAGCAGCAGGGAACCAAGTCCCGTCCTCAACGAGGAGAAGTTGAAGAGAAAGGACGAGAAGAAGCTCAAGAGCAAGAAAAGAGTAGGGAGTCCAATGTCGGCCAGATCAAAGCACAAGAAAATCAAGACAGGTTCGAAGATGGAAGCAATGTACCAGTACTATGTCATGAAGAGgtacaagatgaagaagatgaagagaggGGAAATTGA GCCTCCTTTCATTAGGATTGGTGATTTCCACATTACCTACACCAACTTTCAGAAGTCGTTGAAGCCACGCGCTCAGATATGCAACGAAGTCATGTCTTTGTTCATCGAAACCTTCAACATTGAACAATTGTCATCTTCAAATAAGCAGAAGAAATTTGCTTTCTCTGTTTTAATGAGC CTTCAACTCTCTGTCCACCCAGAAGTTTTTGACCTGAGTGTTTGTGCAAGAGAGCTGAGGAGGGCGTGCCAAAATTTCCAGATTTCAGTTTTCGACCTA CTTTTCTTCACCATCGTCCATGATGGCCACTGGATTGTTTGCGTCGTTAACCTCTTGCACAAGGAGTTCAACATGTTTGACTCATTGGATAACGGAAAATTGGATGTTGTTGCAAGGAATCTA CTTACCAATTTCAAGAGGATTGCTATAGAAGAGCCAGATTTCAAAGTGGATTTATCTTCTTTCAAACCAGACTGGCCCCTACTTGACTACCCACAACAGACAACTCA CTTTGATTGTGGATTGTTTTCAACACTGTACTTGGAAAATTTCGACGGCAAGAGGATGAAAGATTTTAAGAAG CAAACTATGCTTGATGTGCGGAAGACCATTGCTTCGAAGCTGTTTTTCCATCCGCTGAACAAGGTCTGCCCCGCTGATGTGCATAGGGCGGTCATAGTGGCTTGA
- the LOC123065669 gene encoding uncharacterized protein, which produces MAARAGKALALAMLISFLVVQGTTGKLTENCYCVFYNWCFNFGPKPRDHVICMEKSLKHCFKGCPRTATTPYVTPLADLVNPVTDEGSMAVPAGGADHGEFHVTEGSVAAPAGGADHGKFNVAEEDAAP; this is translated from the exons ATGGCGGCTCGCGCTGGGAAGGCCCTCGCCTTGGCCATGCTGATCTCCTTCCTCGTGGTCCAGGGGACAACGGGGAAACTGACGGAAAACTGCTACTGCGTGTTCTACAATTGGTGCTTTAACTTTGGCCCTAAGCCACGCGACCACGTCATCTGCATGGAGAAAAGCCTCAAGCATTGTTTCAAGGGGTGCCCGCGTACTGCTACTACTCCTTACGTGACGCCACTGGCCGATCTTGTCAACCCCG TTACAGACGAGGGCAGCATGGCCGTTCCTGCCGGGGGTGCCGATCACGGCGAGTTCCACGTCACTGAGGGCAGCGTGGCTGCTCCTGCCGGGGGTGCCGATCACGGCAAGTTCAACGTCGCTGAAGAGGATGCAGCTCCGTGA
- the LOC123070775 gene encoding probable sulfate transporter 3.5 encodes MGTASGDDDRHVMHQGGVNLSARRPFSEALRSGLAETFFPDDPFRGFGALPPKERAWGALKYFVPALEWVPQYGFDKFKFDLLAGITIASLAIPQGISYARLANLPPIIGLYSSFVPPLLYAVFGSSNNLAVGTVAAASLLLASIIEDAVSPEDNPELYLHLFYTSAFFTGIFQTALGVFRLGLIVDFLSRSTITGFMGGTAMIIIMQQLKGLLGMKHFTSKTDLISVVGSIFKYRHEWRWQSAILGVCFILFLLSSKHLKKKMPHLFWVSAIAPFMVVIIGGVFDFLVHGDEHGIPIVGDLKKGINPISISQLRFESKHVGIVVKAGLLSGILALAEGIAVGRSLAMIKNEQIDGNKEMIAFGMMNIVGSFTSCYLTTGPFSKSAVNFDAGCKTPMSNVVMSVCILLVLLFLAPLFKYTPLVALSSIIVVAMIGLIKVKEFIRLYRVDKFDFCICMVAFVGVVFFTMVIGLSASVGLSVLRALLYVARPATVKLGNITGTEVFRDVKQYPHAKSVPNILVLQLGSPIYFVNAGYLRERILRWVEDEEHICKGHGQDLECLVLDLGGVTSIDNTGIGMLGEVHKGLDRKGITIALANPRLQVTEKLVVSGYIKDTIGEESVFLTITDAIASCRYGLRRFRGKEGCSEV; translated from the exons ATGGGGACGGCGTCCGGCGACGACGACCGCCACGTGATGCACCAGGGCGGCGTGAACCTGTCGGCGCGGCGCCCCTTCTCGGAGGCGCTGCGGTCGGGCCTCGCCGAGACCTTCTTCCCCGACGACCCGTTCCGCGGGTTCGGCGCGCTGCCGCCCAAGGAGCGGGCGTGGGGCGCGCTCAAGTACTTCGTGCCGGCGCTGGAGTGGGTGCCCCAGTACGGCTTCGACAAGTTCAAGTTCGACCTCCTCGCCGGCATCACCATTGCCAGCCTCGCCATCCCGCAGGGCATCAGCTACGCGCGCCTCGCCAACCTCCCGCCCATCATCGGCCTCT ATTCCAGCTTCGTGCCGCCGCTGCTGTACGCGGTGTTCGGGAGCTCCAACAACCTGGCGGTGGGTACGGTGGCCGCGGCGTCCCTGCTGCTGGCGTCCATCATCGAGGACGCGGTGTCGCCCGAGGACAACCCGGAGCTCTACCTGCACCTCTTCTACACCTCCGCCTTCTTCACCGGCATCTTCCAGACCGCCCTAGGCGTCTTCAG ATTAGGGCTGATAGTGGATTTCCTGTCGCGGTCGACGATCACGGGGTTCATGGGTGGCACGGCGATGATCATCATAATGCAGCAGCTCAAGGGGCTTCTGGGGATGAAGCACTTCACCTCCAAGACCGACCTCATCTCCGTCGTAGGCTCCATCTTCAAATACAGACACGAG TGGAGATGGCAGAGTGCAATTCTCGGCGTATGCTTCATCTTGTTCTTGCTCTCCAGTAAGCATCTG aaaaagaaaatgcCACATCTATTCTGGGTGTCGGCCATTGCGCCGTTCATGGTTGTCATCATCGGAGGCGTCTTTGATTTCCTTGTCCACGGTGATGAGCACGGCATCCCAATC GTTGGTGACCTCAAGAAAGGGATCAATCCTATCTCCATTTCGCAGTTGAGGTTCGAAAGCAAGCACGTAGGGATAGTTGTGAAAGCAGGGCTCTTGTCTGGGATCCTAGCGCTCGCA GAAGGAATAGCTGTGGGACGAAGCTTGGCCATGATCAAGAACGAACAGATCGACGGTAACAAGGAGATGATCGCGTTCGGCATGATGAACATCGTCGGTTCTTTCACCTCCTGTTACCTCACCACAG GGCCCTTCTCCAAGTCGGCGGTGAACTTCGACGCCGGGTGCAAGACGCCCATGTCCAACGTGGTGATGTCGGTGTGCATattgctggtgctgctgttcctggCCCCTCTGTTCAAGTACACCCCGCTGGTGGCCCTCTCTTCCATCATTGTCGTCGCCATGATCGGGCTGATCAAGGTCAAGGAGTTCATCCGCCTCTACAGGGTCGACAAGTTCGACTTCTGCATCTGCATGGTCGCTTTCGTGGGCGTCGTCTTCTTCACCATGGTCATAGGCCTTAGCGCATCA GTCGGCTTGTCTGTACTCAGGGCATTGCTGTACGTGGCTCGGCCGGCAACCGTCAAGCTCGGAAACATAACGGGGACCGAGGTCTTCCGCGACGTAAAGCAGTACCCGCATGCCAAGAGCGTCCCCAACATCCTCGTCTTGCAGCTGGGCTCTCCTATATATTTCGTCAACGCGGGCTACTTGCGAGAGAG GATTTTGAGATGGGTTGAAGACGAGGAGCACATTTGCAAGGGACACGGGCAGGACTTGGAATGCCTGGTTCTTGATCTTGGTG GCGTGACTTCAATCGACAACACCGGGATCGGGATGCTAGGAGAGGTTCACAAGGGCCTGGACCGGAAGGGCATCACT ATAGCTCTGGCGAATCCCAGGCTGCAGGTGACGGAGAAGCTGGTGGTGTCGGGGTACATCAAGGACACCATCGGGGAGGAGAGCGTGTTCCTGACCATCACGGACGCCATCGCGTCGTGCCGGTACGGGCTGCGGAGGTTCAGAGGCAAGGAGGGGTGCAGCGAAGTATAG